Proteins from a genomic interval of bacterium:
- a CDS encoding type II toxin-antitoxin system VapC family toxin has translation MKLFIDSSALVKFFHKEEGSQRVTELIVSEDNEIWISEIAGVEFLSAVTRRFRNKEIDEENLNNAISGFEEQLSTFNVEPVGHAIIKETESLIKQHGKSQGLRTLDALHLGTFNLIAEKDWVFVAADETLCKAVHQMGYSFINPLEDQRQ, from the coding sequence TTGAAACTGTTCATTGATAGTTCCGCACTTGTTAAATTCTTTCATAAAGAAGAAGGCTCTCAGAGAGTTACGGAATTAATAGTTTCGGAAGACAATGAGATATGGATTTCCGAAATTGCCGGAGTTGAATTTCTCTCTGCGGTAACAAGAAGATTTAGGAATAAAGAAATAGATGAGGAGAATTTGAATAATGCCATTTCGGGTTTTGAAGAACAGTTAAGCACTTTCAATGTAGAGCCTGTAGGACATGCGATAATTAAAGAAACTGAATCTTTAATCAAACAACATGGAAAGTCACAAGGACTTAGAACACTTGACGCACTACACCTCGGAACATTTAATCTGATTGCTGAAAAAGACTGGGTATTTGTAGCAGCAGACGAAACTCTCTGTAAAGCAGTTCACCAAATGGGATACAGTTTTATAAATCCTCTTGAAGATCAGAGACAATAA